The Schizosaccharomyces pombe strain 972h- genome assembly, chromosome: I genome contains a region encoding:
- the dri1 gene encoding RNA-binding protein involved in heterochromatin assembly Dri1, whose translation MPLPESVGDLVVLHFETNLDDHGISIGRAPCEIHEICWVILDGKTLEKQHCESCSIREDSSRHGICGSASSLTEAIFTLDNSIQERLNFQGKPFTFVVMNGRELRVLLPKEARDQGITLPSYMRHPRLFDLSSEYAKWQIRMGAVPPYTITLSHIFGKLDVDSLPPITESKAIELSPSDAPYITKGLTQCWRLANATTLLLRKAEKDSRGHSLPSVLTQPINCQADARSFYAERSKIVHVAGLTNDVTQLELESWFTNHGVHPVALWTLKTPEPYKSTGTGFVLFASHEDAADALAFNGYCLGDRMLEIIPSSTKVLDKASDILIPFPSSKNRPRPGDWNCPMCGFSNFQRRTSCFRCSFPGPTHVSAATGSNTFSPDFPYGNSYGNGSSHFIANYGGSVHHSNENTMQSDLQHQNGNNAVNHHHSSRSFGGNVPFRAGDWKCGSEGCGYHNFAKNVCCLRCGASRATAAVVADHASGPVNGSYSHNSYSHIPPVMSTSPPNHSVYPYSQLSINSVTANHGQNFGGQNGGNVSRFDDHGRFKEVSRPSVTTDQGDWLCECGFTNFRRRSNCLRCNAPHYSNMQIPASLPSDFNAYV comes from the coding sequence ATGCCTCTGCCAGAATCGGTAGGCGACTTGGTTGTTTTGCACTTTGAAACAAATCTTGACGATCACGGCATTAGCATTGGCCGGGCGCCATGTGAAATTCATGAAATATGCTGGGTTATATTAGATGGAAAAACTTTGGAAAAACAACACTGTGAATCGTGTAGTATTCGTGAAGATAGTTCTCGTCATGGAATTTGTGGTTCTGCTAGTTCCTTAACTGAAGCTATCTTCACATTGGATAATTCAATCCAAGAACGATTAAACTTCCAAGGAAAACCTTTTACATTTGTTGTTATGAATGGAAGAGAGCTTCGTGTATTATTGCCAAAAGAAGCACGGGATCAGGGAATTACGCTACCTTCCTACATGCGCCATCCTCGCTTGTTTGATTTATCAAGCGAATACGCCAAGTGGCAGATTCGCATGGGTGCAGTACCACCATACACAATAACGCTTTCTCATATTTTTGGTAAATTAGATGTCGACTCTTTACCACCTATTACAGAGTCAAAAGCAATTGAATTATCACCTTCAGATGCTCCTTACATAACCAAAGGTCTTACTCAATGCTGGCGCCTTGCAAATGCTACCACCTTATTGCTTCGTAAAGCAGAGAAAGATTCTCGAGGTCATTCTCTTCCTTCGGTGCTTACACAACCCATTAACTGTCAAGCAGACGCACGAAGCTTTTATGCAGAACGGTCAAAAATTGTACACGTTGCAGGTTTGACCAACGATGTAACACAGCTCGAGTTGGAAAGTTGGTTTACTAATCATGGGGTTCATCCCGTAGCTTTATGGACTTTAAAGACTCCCGAACCTTACAAATCTACGGGTACAGGTTTTGTGCTATTTGCTAGTCATGAAGATGCTGCCGATGCTCTTGCCTTTAATGGATATTGCTTAGGAGATCGGATGCTGGAAATTATTCCCAGTAGTACAAAGGTTTTAGATAAAGCTTCAGACATTCtaattccttttccttCTAGTAAGAATCGCCCACGCCCTGGGGATTGGAATTGCCCAATGTGCGGTTTCAGCAATTTTCAACGTCGAACGTCTTGTTTCCGATGCTCATTTCCTGGTCCTACTCATGTTTCAGCTGCTACTGGTAGCAATACTTTTTCACCTGATTTCCCTTATGGAAATTCATACGGCAACGGCTCCTCTCACTTTATTGCCAACTATGGTGGATCTGTCCATCATTCTAACGAAAATACCATGCAAAGTGATCTTCAGCATCAGAATGGCAATAATGCTGtaaatcatcatcattCTTCACGCTCATTCGGTGGTAATGTCCCTTTTCGTGCTGGTGATTGGAAATGTGGCTCTGAGGGTTGTGGATATCACAATTTCGCAAAAAATGTTTGCTGCTTACGCTGTGGGGCTAGCCGTGCTACAGCTGCAGTCGTAGCAGATCATGCATCTGGGCCGGTGAATGGTTCGTATAGTCATAATTCATATTCTCACATCCCCCCTGTTATGAGTACAAGTCCTCCTAATCATTCGGTGTATCCTTACTCACAACTTTCTATAAATTCAGTAACGGCTAATCATGGTCAAAATTTTGGGGGACAAAATGGTGGTAATGTATCTAGGTTCGATGATCATGGACGCTTTAAAGAAGTATCACGTCCTTCCGTTACTACTGATCAAGGCGATTGGTTATGTGAGTGTGgatttactaattttcGTCGCCGCAGTAATTGTCTCCGTTGCAATGCTCCGCATTACTCTAATATGCAGATTCCTGCATCCTTGCCTTCGGATTTCAATGCTTACGTGTAA
- the ebp2 gene encoding rRNA processing protein Ebp2 — protein MAGIESKQRRAQKKAAKAAMKEKKNKESNESSTSVEALNEKEMINTIKSPIIETADTADQENESEGSDEVELSDLEGIELEEDADLIRKRKLAINNTVALENIYERIKYPDDISFVENQAVTTKEPIIIENVEDDLARELAFYKQGVSSVKAAFAKLREANVLISRPHDYFAEMLKSDDHMEKVRQELIKEATAKKLSQQAKKQRELKKFGKQVQLAKQEERQREKKETLEKINLLKRKHTGGDLTTEDDFDIALSSASADTFKKGSRSTKSRPQPNPKRQKKNEKYGFGGPKHRSKSNDLDSLAATEFGRKGLKNIKSKKRPGKARREKARK, from the coding sequence ATGGCAGGAATAGAATCAAAGCAAAGAAGAGCTCAGAAAAAGGCAGCTAAAGCTGCTatgaaggaaaagaaaaacaaggaaAGCAATGAATCTTCTACTTCTGTTGAGGCATTAAATGAGAAAGAAATGATCAATACCATTAAATCTCCTATTATTGAAACAGCTGATACAGCTGATCAAGAGAACGAATCTGAGGGATCAGATGAAGTTGAACTTTCTGATCTTGAAGGAATTGAGTTGGAAGAAGACGCTGATTTgattagaaaaagaaaattagcTATAAATAACACTGTTGCACTAGAGAACATCTATGAACGAATTAAATATCCTGATGATATTTCGTTTGTTGAAAACCAAGCTGTTACTACTAAGGAGCCtataataattgaaaatgttgaGGATGATCTTGCCCGTGAACTGGCCTTTTATAAACAAGGTGTGAGCTCTGTAAAGGCGGCTTTTGCCAAACTTCGTGAGGCGAATGTTCTAATTTCCCGACCTCATGACTATTTTGCGGAAATGTTAAAGTCCGATGACCACATGGAGAAAGTGCGTCAAGAGTTGATTAAAGAAGCAACCGCTAAAAAACTATCCCAGCAAGCTAAGAAACAACGAGAACTCAAGAAGTTTGGTAAACAAGTTCAGCTTGCTAAACAAGAAGAGCGTCAACgggaaaaaaaggaaacccTCGAAAAAATTAACCTTCTCAAACGAAAGCATACTGGAGGAGATCTTACCACTGAAGATGACTTTGATATTGCTCTTTCATCAGCCTCTGCCGatacatttaaaaaaggtagCCGTAGTACGAAATCACGGCCACAGCCTAATCCGAAGcgacaaaagaaaaatgaaaagtatgGATTTGGTGGTCCAAAGCATCGCAGCAAAAGCAATGATCTCGACAGTCTTGCTGCTACCGAATTTGGGAGAAAAGGtcttaaaaacattaaatctaaaaaacGTCCCGGTAAGGCGCGACGTGAAAAGGCTAGAAAATAA
- the srp21 gene encoding signal recognition particle subunit Srp21, with protein MVYLQTVNEFFTQSKSLTEAYPKTTKLSIKYRTNEQSQNYLIAKAFESASGICLKYRTDKAAELGRLLLIANKLSYVSTGNEIPPEPEQEVVASPVTEQKKAEPSAPPKGSKKKKRGKKK; from the exons ATGGTTTACCTGCAAACTGTGAATGAGTTCTTCACACAGTCAAAATCATTAACGGAGGCTTATCCAAAAACG aCCAAACTTAGTATCAAATATCGCACGAATGAGCAGAgtcaaaattatttaatcgCGAAAGCCTTTGAAAGTGCTTCTGGAATATGTCTAAAATATAGGACTGACAAGGCGGCTGAACTTGGCAGATTACTTCTAATTGCAAACAAACTTAGTTATGTCTCCACAGGTAACGAAATTCCTCCTGAACCAG AACAAGAGGTAGTGGCTTCTCCGGTTACAGAGCAAAAGAAAGCGGAGCCTTCCGCTCCTCCTAAGggttcaaagaaaaaaaaaagggggaagaagaaatga
- the leu5 gene encoding coenzyme A transporter, whose product MPNSTAQYPEKDSWEFLVKSGIAGGTAGCVAKSVVAPLDRVKILYQTNHASYRGYAYSRHGLYKAIKHIYHVYGLHGLYQGHTATLYRVFPYAGIKFVAYEQVRRVLIRDPEHETHARRFLSGSLAGTCSVFFTYPLELIRVRLAYITNTGKNPTLTQVTKDIFHERDFLCNKKYPGLSRLSKICNFYRGFSVTLTGIFPYAGMSFLAYDLATDFFHKQKIDEWVSTKKSDKKLKTWPELLCGAFAGVCGQTVSYPFEVCRRKMQIGGIRKNKSFLRLKQVVQTTYKEAGMRGFFVGLTIGYIKVIPMVSTSFFVYNHSKALLGID is encoded by the coding sequence ATGCCTAACTCAACTGCCCAATATCCGGAAAAGGATTCATGGGAATTCTTAGTCAAATCTGGAATTGCTGGTGGTACAGCTGGATGCGTTGCAAAATCAGTAGTTGCCCCATTAGATAGAGTGAAAATCCTTTACCAAACCAATCACGCTTCTTATCGAGGGTATGCTTATTCACGGCATGGGCTTTATAAGGCTATCAAACACATTTACCACGTCTATGGCTTACACGGTCTTTATCAAGGCCACACTGCTACTTTATACAGAGTCTTCCCTTATGCGGGCATTAAATTTGTTGCATACGAACAAGTACGGCGTGTTTTAATTCGTGACCCTGAACATGAAACACATGCTCGGCGATTTTTATCAGGATCACTTGCCGGAACTTGctctgttttttttacatacCCGTTAGAGCTGATTCGTGTTCGTTTAGCCTACATAACCAATACAGGGAAGAATCCTACCCTAACTCAAGTTACAAAAGATATATTTCACGAACGTGATTTTTTGTGCAATAAGAAGTATCCTGGGTTATCCCGTTTGTCAAAAATCTGTAATTTTTATCGTGGATTTTCTGTTACGTTAACTGGAATCTTTCCATATGCTGGTATGTCGTTTCTTGCCTACGATCTTGCaactgatttttttcataaacaaaaaattgacGAATGGGTTTCTACAAAAAAGTCAGataaaaaacttaaaacTTGGCCCGAACTACTTTGTGGAGCATTTGCAGGAGTTTGTGGTCAAACGGTTTCTTACCCATTCGAAGTTTGTCGAcgaaaaatgcaaattgGTGGTatcagaaaaaataaatcatttcTTAGACTTAAGCAGGTAGTACAAACTACTTACAAAGAAGCCGGTATGAGAGGTTTTTTCGTTGGACTTACCATAGGTTACATTAAGGTTATCCCAATGGTAAGCACtagcttttttgtttacaatcaCAGCAAAGCGCTTTTAGGGATAGATTGA
- the ras1 gene encoding GTPase Ras1, with translation MRSTYLREYKLVVVGDGGVGKSALTIQLIQSHFVDEYDPTIEDSYRKKCEIDGEGALLDVLDTAGQEEYSAMREQYMRTGEGFLLVYNITSRSSFDEISTFYQQILRVKDKDTFPVVLVANKCDLEAERVVSRAEGEQLAKSMHCLYVETSAKLRLNVEEAFYSLVRTIRRYNKSEEKGFQNKQAVQTAQVPASTAKRASAVNNSKTEDEVSTKCCVIC, from the exons ATGAGG TCTACCTACTTAAGAGAGTACAAATTGGTAGTTGTAGGAGATGGTGGTGTTGGTAAAAGTGCTTTGACAATTCAATTAATTCAATCGCATTTTGTTGACGAATACGATCCTACAATCGAAGATTCATATCGGAAAAAGTGTGAAATTGATGGTGAAGGTGCGCTTTTAGATGTATTGGACACGGCCGGTCAAGAGGAATATTCCGCTATGCGTGAACAATATATGAGAACCGGAGAGGgttttttattagtttaTAATATTACCTCTCGGTCCTCTTTTGACGAAATTTCTACATTTTATCAACAAATCCTTAGAGTTAAGGATAAGGATACATTTCCAGTCGTTTTAGTGGCTAATAAATGCGACCTTGAAGCTGAACGTGTAGTTTCAAGAGCTGAAGGCGAACAACTTGCAAAAAGCATGCATTGTTTATATGTTGAAACTTCGGCGAAGCTAAGGTTAAATGTAGAAGAAGCTTTTTATAGTTTGGTTCGCACGATCCGTCGCTATAACAAAtcagaagaaaaaggtttTCAGAATAAGCAGGCCGTCCAGACTGCCCAAGTTCCAGCTTCAACTGCTAAAAGAGCTAGCGCTGTAAATAACAGTAAAACCGAAGATGAGGTTTCAACTAAATGTTGTGTTATATGTTAG
- the ddb1 gene encoding protein Ddb1, producing MTYVTYLHKPSSIRNAVFCKFVNASSWNVIVAKVNCLEVYSYENNRLCLITSANIFAKIVNVKAFKPVSSPTDHIIVATDSFRYFTLFWDANDNTVSNGIKIQDCSERSLRESQSGPLLLVDPFQRVICLHVYQGLLTIIPIFKSKKRFMTSHNNPSLHDNFSVRIQELNVVDIAMLYNSSRPSLAVLYKDSKSIVHLSTYKINVREQEIDEDDVVCHDIEEGKLIPSENGGVFVFGEMYVYYISKDIQVSKLLLTYPITAFSPSISNDPETGLDSSIYIVADESGMLYKFKALFTDETVSMELEKLGESSIASCLIALPDNHLFVGSHFNNSVLLQLPSITKNNHKLEILQNFVNIAPISDFIIDDDQTGSSIITCSGAYKDGTLRIIRNSINIENVALIEMEGIKDFFSVSFRANYDNYIFLSLICETRAIIVSPEGVFSANHDLSCEESTIFVSTIYGNSQILQITTKEIRLFDGKKLHSWISPMSITCGSSFADNVCVAVAGGLILFFEGITEVGRYQCDTEVSSLCFTEENVVYVGLWSADIIMLTYCQDGISLTHSLKLTDIPRSIVYSQKYGDDGGTLYVSTNNGYVLMFNFQNGQVIEHSLRRNQLGVAPIILKHFDSKEKNAIFALGEKPQLMYYESDKLVITPLSCTEMLNISSYVNPSLGVNMLYCTNSYISLAKMSEIRSLNVQTVSVKGFPRRICSNSLFYFVLCMQLEESIGTQEQRLLSFLRVYEKNTLSEIAHHKFNEYEMVESIILMNDDKRVVVGTGFNFPDQDAPDSGRLMVFEMTSDNNIEMQAEHKVQGSVNTLVLYKHLIVAGINASVCIFEYEHGTMHVRNSIRTPTYTIDISVNQDEIIAADLMKSITVLQFIDDQLIEVARDYHPLWATSVEILSERKYFVTEADGNAVILLRDNVSPQLSDRKKLRWYKKFYLGELINKTRHCTFIEPQDKSLVTPQLLCATVDGSLMIVGDAGMSNTPLLLQLQDNIRKVIPSFGGLSHKEWKEYRGENETSPSDLIDGSLIESILGLREPILNEIVNGGHEGTKLDISVQDLKSIIENLEKLHP from the coding sequence ATGACTTATGTTACTTATTTGCACAAGCCTTCTTCTATAAGAAACGCCgtgttttgtaaatttgtCAATGCATCCTCCTGGAACGTAATAGTGGCTAAAGTAAATTGTTTGGAAGTCTATAGCTATGAAAATAATCGATTATGTTTAATAACTTCTGCTAATATTTTTGCGAAAATTGTGAATGTAAAAGCTTTTAAGCCTGTTTCATCCCCGACAGATCATATAATCGTTGCAACAGATTCCTTTCGTTATTTTACACTTTTTTGGGATGCCAATGATAACACTGTTTCTAATGGAATAAAGATACAGGATTGCAGTGAAAGGTCTCTTCGGGAAAGTCAATCTGGACCTTTGCTGTTAGTGGATCCATTTCAACGggttatttgtttacatgtATATCAGGGTTTACTGACTATTATCCCAATTTTTAAGTCAAAAAAACGATTTATGACTTCTCATAACAATCCTTCATTGCATGATAATTTTAGTGTGCGGATTCAAGAGTTAAATGTTGTCGACATAGCCATGCTTTATAACTCATCCCGTCCATCTTTAGCAGTTCTCTACAAGGATAGCAAGTCGATTGTGCATCTTTCTACGTACAAAATAAACGTTCGTGAACAAGAAATCGACGAGGATGATGTTGTTTGTCATGACATTGAGGAAGGTAAATTGATACCTAGTGAGAATGGTGGTGTTTTTGTGTTCGGGGAGATGTATGTATACTATATAAGTAAAGATATTCAGGTTTCGAAACTTCTTTTAACATACCCGATCACTGCGTTCTCTCCTTCCATTTCTAATGATCCCGAGACTGGCCTCGATTCTAGTATTTATATTGTAGCGGATGAGTCGGGTATGTTGTACAAGTTTAAAGCTTTGTTCACTGATGAGACTGTTTCAATggaattggaaaaattagGTGAGTCTTCAATTGCTTCTTGTCTAATAGCACTTCCTGACAATCACTTGTTTGTTGGAAGtcattttaataattctgTTCTACTACAACTTCCATCCATCACCAAAAATAATCATAAGCTCGAAATACTACAGAATTTCGTTAATATTGCACCCATTAGTGATTTCATTATAGACGATGATCAAACTGGTTCATCAATAATCACTTGCAGTGGGGCTTATAAAGATGGAACTTTAAGGATTATAAGAAATAGCATAAACATTGAAAATGTTGCTTTAATTGAAATGGAGGGAAttaaggattttttttccgtTTCTTTTAGGGCAAATTATGacaattatattttcttgagTTTAATTTGTGAGACGCGTGCGATTATTGTTTCACCTGAAGGAGTTTTTTCAGCAAATCATGATCTGTCTTGTGAAGAATCTACCATATTCGTTTCAACTATATATGGCAACAGtcaaattttgcaaatcaCTACCAAAGAAATACGCCTATTTGATGGAAAAAAACTGCACTCTTGGATATCTCCAATGTCAATTACATGTGGTAGTTCCTTTGCAGATAATGTCTGTGTTGCTGTTGCCGGTGGTTTGATACTGTTTTTTGAGGGCATTACTGAAGTTGGTAGATACCAGTGCGATACTGAGGTTTCCTCTCTTTGTTTTACGGAAGAAAATGTCGTATACGTTGGTCTTTGGTCAGCAGATATAATAATGCTGACATATTGTCAAGATGGGATATCTTTAACTCATTCCCTTAAACTAACTGACATTCCTCGTAGCATTGTTTATTCACAGAAATACGGTGATGATGGAGGTACCCTATATGTCTCTACTAATAACGGTTATGTCCTTatgtttaattttcaaaatggaCAGGTTATAGAACATTCTCTAAGGCGTAATCAATTGGGCGTTGCCCCTATCATTCTTAAACACTTTGAttcaaaggaaaaaaatgctaTATTTGCTTTAGGCGAAAAACCACAGCTCATGTATTATGAGTCAGATAAATTGGTAATTACACCACTTTCTTGTACGGAAATGTTGAATATATCTTCTTATGTGAACCCTTCCTTAGGAGTAAATATGCTTTATTGCACTAATAGTTATATATCTCTTGCTAAAATGAGTGAAATTCGAAGCTTAAATGTTCAAACTGTTTCTGTCAAAGGGTTTCCGCGGAGAATTTGTTCAAATTCGTTGTTTTACTTTGTCTTATGTATGCAACTAGAAGAGTCGATTGGTACACAGGAGCAACGTTTATTGTCTTTCTTGAGAGTTTACGAAAAAAACACTTTAAGTGAGATTGCTCATCATAAGTTTAATGAATATGAAATGGTTGAAAGTATCattttaatgaatgatGATAAACGTGTGGTTGTGGGCACAGGTTTCAACTTTCCAGATCAAGATGCCCCAGATTCAGGCCGTTTAATGGTCTTTGAGATGACTTCCGATAATAATATCGAAATGCAAGCTGAACATAAGGTCCAGGGATCTGTGAACACTTTAGTTCTGTATAAACATTTGATAGTCGCCGGCATTAATGCCAGTGTCTGTATTTTCGAATATGAACACGGTACTATGCACGTAAGGAATTCTATTAGGACACCTACTTATACGATCGACATTTCCGTTAATCAGGACGAAATCATCGCAGCAGATTTAATGAAGTCTATTACCGTTCTACAATTTATTGATGATCAACTAATAGAAGTTGCCAGAGACTATCATCCATTGTGGGCAACATCCGTTGAAATTTTGTCAGAAAGAAAGTACTTTGTAACTGAAGCAGATGGCAACGCAGTGATTCTTTTGAGAGACAATGTCTCTCCTCAATTGTCCGATAGAAAAAAGTTACGTTGGTACAAAAAGTTCTATCTTGGTgaattgataaataaaactagGCACTGCACATTTATAGAACCACAGGATAAATCCCTTGTCACACCACAGTTGTTATGCGCAACAGTTGACGGCAGCCTCATGATTGTGGGTGATGCCGGAATGTCTAATACTCCTTTGTTACTACAGCTGCAGGATAACATTAGAAAAGTTATACCTTCGTTTGGAGGCTTGAGTCATAAGGAATGGAAAGAGTATCGAGGTGAAAATGAGACCAGTCCATCTGATTTAATTGATGGCTCTTTGATTGAGAGCATCCTTGGTTTACGTGAACCTATATTGAATGAAATTGTAAATGGTGGTCATGAGGGTACAAAGCTTGATATTTCTGTTCAAGATCTAAAAAGtattattgaaaatctTGAGAAACTACATCCTTAA
- the gmf1 gene encoding actin regulatory protein gmf1 encodes MSSEARMFTISDTTMKEIDRFRLRLKKSVMYAFILKVDKATKEIVPDGEIMDLQSIEEVADELSETNPRFILVSYPTKTTDGRLSTPLFMIYWRPSATPNDLSMIYASAKVWFQDVSQVHKVFEARDSEDITSEAVDEFLH; translated from the coding sequence ATGTCATCAGAGGCTCGTATGTTCACCATTTCGGATACCACgatgaaagaaattgatcGATTTCGTTTGCGGTTGAAGAAATCAGTTATGTATGCTTTCATTCTCAAGGTTGATAAAGCTACTAAGGAGATTGTTCCCGATGGAGAAATCATGGATTTACAGAGTATTGAAGAGGTCGCAGATGAACTCTCGGAAACAAATCCTAGATTTATCCTTGTTTCCTATCCTACCAAAACCACAGATGGTCGACTTAGTACTCCATTGTTTATGATATACTGGAGACCAAGTGCTACCCCAAATGACTTATCTATGATTTATGCTTCTGCTAAAGTCTGGTTTCAAGATGTGTCGCAGGTGCACAAAGTATTTGAAGCTAGAGATTCTGAAGATATTACTAGTGAAGCAGTTGATGAGTTTTTGCATTAA
- the cyc2 gene encoding cytochrome c-heme-linkage protein Cyc2, with translation MSSSTYRKLPKILAAGLAIGCAGGYYAYKNSNKPPGLNPEIYAPFTVNKITELTSDASLFSLVPQSPSEHLTTLEPIAKVTIRDPSMQVQRPYTPLYLDANELKFFIRKYEEGPVSSYIHSKKEGDTIELRGPFKTTKLDCTKYPRIVAIVAGTGIAPIYQLAQSVKSPVDIVYCSRPGQPPLLKEELEKECPNVRVKSVQNRLVNIHDILDWDNVTVPLKDTLCIVCGSQKFVSTIAGPKADYGARQGEVKGLLSNNPFGKVWKL, from the coding sequence atgAGTAGCTCGACTTACAGGAAATTGCCTAAAATCTTAGCTGCAGGTCTTGCTATTGGTTGCGCAGGTGGTTATTATGCTTATAAAAATTCGAATAAGCCCCCAGGACTTAATCCCGAAATTTATGCTCCATTTAcagttaataaaattacagAGCTTACATCCGATGCTAGCTTGTTTTCGTTAGTTCCTCAGAGCCCTTCTGAACACCTTACTACTTTGGAACCGATTGCTAAGGTAACAATTCGTGATCCCAGTATGCAAGTCCAGAGACCATATACCCCTTTGTACTTGGATGCCAATGAATTAAAGTTCTTTATTAGAAAGTATGAAGAGGGTCCCGTTAGTTCTTATATTCATTCTAAGAAAGAAGGGGACACTATTGAACTTCGGGGTCCTTTTAAAACCACCAAACTCGATTGTACGAAGTACCCAAGAATCGTAGCTATCGTTGCAGGAACAGGAATTGCTCCTATATATCAATTAGCTCAGTCTGTTAAATCCCCAGTCGATATTGTATACTGCTCAAGGCCTGGTCAGCCCCCTTTgctaaaagaagaattggaaaagGAATGCCCAAACGTAAGGGTGAAGTCCGTCCAAAATCGTTTGGTAAACATTCATGACATTTTGGATTGGGATAATGTTACAGTTCCTTTAAAGGATACCCTTTGCATTGTCTGCGGTAGCCAGAAGTTTGTTTCTACAATTGCCGGACCGAAGGCTGATTATGGCGCAAGACAAGGAGAAGTCAAAGGACTTTTATCAAACAATCCGTTTGGGAAAGTTTGGAAGCTTTAg
- the pro2 gene encoding glutamate 5-kinase, whose protein sequence is MSPKSKSTNKTYTIVIKLGTSSICDEKTHEPLISNLSLIVETVVKLRKLGHNVVLVSSGGIAMGLRRLDLPKRPSKLSAVQAIAAVGQGRLISLWDTLFTQLRQPIAQVLITRNDIAERSQYVNAANTISELLHFGVVPIVNENDTLSVQEIRFGDNDTLSAITAGMINADYLFLLTDVDCLYTDNPRTNPDAKPILKIHDTSMVNANVSTPGSGVGTGGMKTKLIAADLGTSSGVNVIICRGSKPSSIFDIIRQESSDNKNESVELPLHTHFVAKKQGRIRDRHFWLLHGLKSHGSLEIDRGAFEAITRTNRAGLLPVGVTKVHGHFSAHQAVTVIYNGEEIGRALVNYSSTEIDLIKGKRSKEIASILGYNETEYVAYRDYLVVHGLNSHHDSQVSSDEH, encoded by the exons atgtctCCGAAGTCGAAAAGCACAAATAAGACTTACACAATTGTCATCAAACTTG GCACATCGTCAATTTGTGATGAAAAGACTCATGAAccattaatttcaaatttgtcACTAATCGTTGAAACCGTTGTCAAGCTTCGAAAGTTGGGTCATAATGTCGTTTTGGTTTCAAGTGGTGGTATTGCAATGGGCCTTCGTAGATTAGATTTACCTAAGCGTCCTTCAAAGCTTTCTGCTGTACAAGCAATTGCCGCGGTCGGTCAAGGAAGACTAATTTCCTTATGGGATACCTTATTTACACAACTTCGTCAGCCTATTGCGCAAGTTTTAATCACTAGAAACGACATTGCCGAG AGATCCCAATATGTAAATGCAGCGAACACAATTTCCGAGTTGCTACATTTTGGGGTAGTTCCCAttgtaaatgaaaatgatacTCTGTCTGTTCAAGAAATCCGTTTTGGTGATAACGATACTTTATCGGCAATTACAGCTGGCATGATAAACGCagattatttgtttttacttaCAGATGTTGATTGTTTGTATACAGACAACCCACGTACCAACCCTGACGCTAAGcctattttaaaaattcatgatACATCAATGGTAAATGCAAACGTTTCCACACCCGGTAGTGGAGTTGGAACAGGGGGAATGAAGACGAAATTGATCGCTGCAGATTTGGGAACGTCTTCAGGCGTAAATGTTATAATATGTCGTGGTTCTAAACCTTCGAGTATATTCGATATAATCCGTCAGGAATCCtctgataataaaaatgagtCAGTTGAATTACCTCTGCATACCCACTTTGTAGCCAAAAAGCAAGGAAGGATCCGTGATCGACACTTTTGGCTTTTGCACGGCCTTAAATCACATGGGAGTTTGGAAATTGATCGTGGGGCTTTCGAGGCTATAACCCGTACAAATAGAGCAGGATTACTACCAGTTGGTGTAACCAAAGTACATGGCCATTTTTCAGCTCACCAAGCAGTTACGGTTATTTACAACGGAGAGGAAATTGGCAGAGCCCTTGTTAATTACAGCAGTACTGAAATAGATTTGATTAAAGGCAAGAGAAGCAAAGAAATTGCATCCATCTTAGGATATAACGAAACTGAATATGTCGCCTACAGAGACTATTTAGTAGTTCATGGTTTAAATTCTCATCATGATTCACAAGTTAGTTCTGATGAGCATTga